One Gadus morhua chromosome 23, gadMor3.0, whole genome shotgun sequence DNA segment encodes these proteins:
- the wwp1 gene encoding NEDD4-like E3 ubiquitin-protein ligase WWP1 isoform X1: MATASRAESSHNHGESSQLHAIISCAKLRRKKSLFGSIYVEVTADGETRRTAKTHSSSNPKWDERLALNVSPQSEVDFKVWSHHTIKADSLLGKATLNLRQVLDQHERKLENVKEVLKLSVEQKGAAVSTGELTVYLDGLTVADQEAVQPLTNGNTTTTNPTKTQQNGDAIHENGEDLSSSSRAANSTSNGTEAGPANGSSPGSCSAPNGEDTDSVHDPSSLHDPCPVVNGNATTSNLTAACKPLDSDASTTTTTNGTVNGDGVDAAHPTSTAATEDAPPSSQSHEDPSQNPVPPDPDPAAGSTTPGPAAAATTITSTTTTTTSSSSVTAAPAAPSDSSTPTRASAAPAPDPAAGTSPCPAPGEPAPPPGGEGGAVAGGTEDPPADGAKPRQQTTPSSTAAASDALPPGWEQRKDPHGRTYYVDHNTRTTTWERPQPLPPGWERRVDDRGRIYYVDHNTRTTTWQRPTMESVRNFEQWQSQRSQLQGAMHQFNQRYLYSASMMSAENDPLGPLPPGWAERRVDSNDRVYFVNHSTKTTQWEDPRTQGLQNEEPLPEGWEIRYTREGVRYFVDHNTRTTTFNDPRTGKSSVTKGPQIAYERSFRWKLAHFRYLCQSNALPSHVKITVSRQTLFEDSFQQIMALKPYDLRRRLYVIFRGEEGLDYGGLAREWFFLLSHEVLNPMYCLFEYAGKSNYCLQINPASTINPDHLSYFCFIGRFIAMALFHGKFIDTGFSLPFYKRMLNKKLLLKDLESIDPEFYNSLIWIRDNNIEECGLEMFFSVDMEILGKITSHDLKADGTNVQVTEENKEEYISLMAEWRFSRGVEGQTKAFLDGFNEVVPLQWLQYFDEKELEVMLCGMQEVDLQDWQRNTVYRHYTRNSKQIIWFWQLVKEVDNEVRLRLMQFVTGTCRLPLGGFAELMGSNGPQKFCIEKVGKETWLPRSHTCFNRLDLPPYKSFEQLKEKLLFAIEETEGFGQE, encoded by the exons GAATGTATCGCCCCAATCAGAGGTGGACTTCAAGGTATGGAGCCACCATACAATTAAGGCAGACTCTCTGCTGGGCAAAGCCACTTTGAACCTGCGGCAAGTCCTGGACCAGCATGAAAGAAAAT TGGAGAATGTGAAGGAGGTGTTGAAGCTGAGCGTGGAGCAGAAAGGAGCGGCGGTGTCCACGGGGGAGCTGACGGTGTATCTGGACGGGCTGACGGTCGCTGACCAGGAGGCGGTGCAGCCCCTGACCAACGGCAACACAAcaaccaccaaccccacca AAACCCAACAGAACGGAGATGCCATTCATGAAAATGGAGAAGATTTGTCTTCCTCTTCAAGGGCAGCCAACAG CACATCGAATGGTACGGAAGCGGGACCAGCCAATGGCTCCAGCCCAGGCTCCTGTTCAGCCCCCAATGGCGAAGACACCGATTCGGTGCACGACCCTTCCTCCCTTCACGACCCTTGCCCTGTCGTCAACGGAAACGCCACCACATCCAACCTCACCGCTGCCTGCAAACCCCTAGACAGTGACgcaagcaccaccaccaccaccaacggcACTG TGAACGGAGACGGCGTGGACGCAGCCCACCCCACTTCTACCGCAGCAACAGAGGACGCACCGCCCTCCTCCCAGAGCCATGAAGACCCTAGCCAGAACCCCGTCCCGCCAGACCCAGACCCGGCCGCCGGCAGCACAACCCCaggccccgccgccgccgccaccaccatcacctccaccaccaccaccaccacctcctcatcctccgtTACTGCAGCGCCTGCTGCTCCCTCCGACTCCAGCACCCCGACCCGTGCGTCAGCTGCTCCCGCCCCGGACCCCGCGGCCGGGACGTCGCCCTGCCCTGCTCCGGGGGAACCGGcacccccccccgggggggagggcggggctgTCGCCGGAGGCACTGAGGACCCACCGGCGGACGGGGCCAAGCCCAGACAGCAGACGACCCCCAGCAGCACGGCTGCCGCCTCCGACGCCCTGCCGCCGGG GTGGGAGCAGAGGAAAGACCCACATGGCCGGACGTACTACGTAGACCACAACACCAGGACCACCACCTGGGAGAGGCCGCAGCCTCTACCCCCAGG ctgggAGAGAAGGGTGGACGACCGGGGCCGTATCTACTACGTGGACCACAACACCCGCACCACCACGTGGCAGCGGCCCACCATGGAGTCGGTCCGCAACTTTGAGCAGTGGCAGAGCCAGAGGAGCCAGCTTCAGGGAGCCATGCACCAGTTCAACCAGAGATACCTCTATTCC GCTTCCATGATGTCGGCGGAGAACGACCCCCTAGGCCCGCTTCCGCCTGGCTGGG CAGAGAGGCGTGTGGACTCCAACGACCGTGTGTACTTCGTCAACCACAGCACTAAGACCACGCAGTGGGAGGACCCCCGGACACAGGG GCTCCAGAACGAGGAGCCGCTCCCAGAGGGCTGGGAGATCCGCTACACCAGAGAAGGGGTGCGCTACTTTGTGGACCATAACACCCGGACCACCACCTTCAATGACCCACGCACCGGAAAATCCTCTGT CACCAAGGGGCCTCAAATTGCCTACGAGCGCAGCTTCAGGTGGAAGCTCGCCCACTTTCGCTACCTGTGCCAG TCCAATGCACTTCCCAGCCATGTGAAGATCACTGTGTCGAGACAGACCCTGTTCGAAGACTCTTTCCAGCAA ATTATGGCCCTTAAACCCTACGACCTGAGAAGGAGGCTCTACGTCATcttcagaggagaggagggactgGACTATGGTGGCCTGGCTCG GGAGTGGTTCTTCCTGCTGTCCCACGAGGTGCTCAACCCCATGTACTGTCTGTTTGAGTACGCCGGCAAGAGCAACTACTGTCTGCAGATCAACCCCGCCTCCACCATCAACCCTGACCACCTCTCCTACTTCTGCTTCATAGGGCGCTTTATCGCCATG GCGCTGTTCCACGGCAAGTTCATCGACACGGGCTTCTCGCTGCCCTTCTACAAGCGCATGCTCAACAAGAAGCTGCTCCTGAAGGACCTGGAGTCCATCGACCCAGAGTTCTACAACTCCCTCATCTGGATCCG GGACAACAACATAGAGGAGTGCGGCCTGGAGATGTTCTTCTCGGTGGACATGGAGATCCTGGGCAAGATCACCTCCCACGACCTGAAGGCCGACGGCACCAACGTGCAGGTCACCGAGGAGAACAAGGAGGAGTACATCAG cttgatGGCAGAGTGGCGGTTCTCCCGGGGGGTGGAGGGCCAGACCAAGGCCTTCCTGGACGGGTTCAATGAGGTGGTTCCGCTTCAGTGGCTCCAGTACTTTGACGAGAAGGAGTTAGAG GTGATGCTGTGTGGCATGCAGGAGGTGGATCTGCAGGACTGGCAGAGGAACACTGTGTATCGCCACTACACTAGAAACAGCAAACAGATCATTTGGTTCTGGCAG TTGGTGAAGGAGGTGGACAACGAGGTGCGTCTGAGGCTCATGCAGTTTGTCACGGGGACCTGCAGGCTGCCGCTGGGGGGCTTCGCCGAGCTCATGG GGAGTAACGGGCCTCAGAAGTTCTGCATCGAGAAGGTGGGGAAGGAAACCTGGCTTCCCAGAAGTCACACATG CTTTAACCGGCTGGACCTCCCCCCCTACAAGAGCTTTGAGCAGCTGAAGGAGAAGCTGCTGTTCGCCATCGAGGAGACTGAAGGATTCGGACAGGAGTAG
- the wwp1 gene encoding NEDD4-like E3 ubiquitin-protein ligase WWP1 isoform X2, which yields MATASRAESSHNHGESSQLHAIISCAKLRRKKSLFGSIYVEVTADGETRRTAKTHSSSNPKWDERLALNVSPQSEVDFKVWSHHTIKADSLLGKATLNLRQVLDQHERKLENVKEVLKLSVEQKGAAVSTGELTVYLDGLTVADQEAVQPLTNGNTTTTNPTKTQQNGDAIHENGEDLSSSSRAANSTSNGTEAGPANGSSPGSCSAPNGEDTDSVHDPSSLHDPCPVVNGNATTSNLTAACKPLDSDASTTTTTNGTVNGDGVDAAHPTSTAATEDAPPSSQSHEDPSQNPVPPDPDPAAGSTTPGPAAAATTITSTTTTTTSSSSVTAAPAAPSDSSTPTRASAAPAPDPAAGTSPCPAPGEPAPPPGGEGGAVAGGTEDPPADGAKPRQQTTPSSTAAASDALPPGWEQRKDPHGRTYYVDHNTRTTTWERPQPLPPGWERRVDDRGRIYYVDHNTRTTTWQRPTMESVRNFEQWQSQRSQLQGAMHQFNQRYLYSASMMSAENDPLGPLPPGWERRVDSNDRVYFVNHSTKTTQWEDPRTQGLQNEEPLPEGWEIRYTREGVRYFVDHNTRTTTFNDPRTGKSSVTKGPQIAYERSFRWKLAHFRYLCQSNALPSHVKITVSRQTLFEDSFQQIMALKPYDLRRRLYVIFRGEEGLDYGGLAREWFFLLSHEVLNPMYCLFEYAGKSNYCLQINPASTINPDHLSYFCFIGRFIAMALFHGKFIDTGFSLPFYKRMLNKKLLLKDLESIDPEFYNSLIWIRDNNIEECGLEMFFSVDMEILGKITSHDLKADGTNVQVTEENKEEYISLMAEWRFSRGVEGQTKAFLDGFNEVVPLQWLQYFDEKELEVMLCGMQEVDLQDWQRNTVYRHYTRNSKQIIWFWQLVKEVDNEVRLRLMQFVTGTCRLPLGGFAELMGSNGPQKFCIEKVGKETWLPRSHTCFNRLDLPPYKSFEQLKEKLLFAIEETEGFGQE from the exons GAATGTATCGCCCCAATCAGAGGTGGACTTCAAGGTATGGAGCCACCATACAATTAAGGCAGACTCTCTGCTGGGCAAAGCCACTTTGAACCTGCGGCAAGTCCTGGACCAGCATGAAAGAAAAT TGGAGAATGTGAAGGAGGTGTTGAAGCTGAGCGTGGAGCAGAAAGGAGCGGCGGTGTCCACGGGGGAGCTGACGGTGTATCTGGACGGGCTGACGGTCGCTGACCAGGAGGCGGTGCAGCCCCTGACCAACGGCAACACAAcaaccaccaaccccacca AAACCCAACAGAACGGAGATGCCATTCATGAAAATGGAGAAGATTTGTCTTCCTCTTCAAGGGCAGCCAACAG CACATCGAATGGTACGGAAGCGGGACCAGCCAATGGCTCCAGCCCAGGCTCCTGTTCAGCCCCCAATGGCGAAGACACCGATTCGGTGCACGACCCTTCCTCCCTTCACGACCCTTGCCCTGTCGTCAACGGAAACGCCACCACATCCAACCTCACCGCTGCCTGCAAACCCCTAGACAGTGACgcaagcaccaccaccaccaccaacggcACTG TGAACGGAGACGGCGTGGACGCAGCCCACCCCACTTCTACCGCAGCAACAGAGGACGCACCGCCCTCCTCCCAGAGCCATGAAGACCCTAGCCAGAACCCCGTCCCGCCAGACCCAGACCCGGCCGCCGGCAGCACAACCCCaggccccgccgccgccgccaccaccatcacctccaccaccaccaccaccacctcctcatcctccgtTACTGCAGCGCCTGCTGCTCCCTCCGACTCCAGCACCCCGACCCGTGCGTCAGCTGCTCCCGCCCCGGACCCCGCGGCCGGGACGTCGCCCTGCCCTGCTCCGGGGGAACCGGcacccccccccgggggggagggcggggctgTCGCCGGAGGCACTGAGGACCCACCGGCGGACGGGGCCAAGCCCAGACAGCAGACGACCCCCAGCAGCACGGCTGCCGCCTCCGACGCCCTGCCGCCGGG GTGGGAGCAGAGGAAAGACCCACATGGCCGGACGTACTACGTAGACCACAACACCAGGACCACCACCTGGGAGAGGCCGCAGCCTCTACCCCCAGG ctgggAGAGAAGGGTGGACGACCGGGGCCGTATCTACTACGTGGACCACAACACCCGCACCACCACGTGGCAGCGGCCCACCATGGAGTCGGTCCGCAACTTTGAGCAGTGGCAGAGCCAGAGGAGCCAGCTTCAGGGAGCCATGCACCAGTTCAACCAGAGATACCTCTATTCC GCTTCCATGATGTCGGCGGAGAACGACCCCCTAGGCCCGCTTCCGCCTGGCTGGG AGAGGCGTGTGGACTCCAACGACCGTGTGTACTTCGTCAACCACAGCACTAAGACCACGCAGTGGGAGGACCCCCGGACACAGGG GCTCCAGAACGAGGAGCCGCTCCCAGAGGGCTGGGAGATCCGCTACACCAGAGAAGGGGTGCGCTACTTTGTGGACCATAACACCCGGACCACCACCTTCAATGACCCACGCACCGGAAAATCCTCTGT CACCAAGGGGCCTCAAATTGCCTACGAGCGCAGCTTCAGGTGGAAGCTCGCCCACTTTCGCTACCTGTGCCAG TCCAATGCACTTCCCAGCCATGTGAAGATCACTGTGTCGAGACAGACCCTGTTCGAAGACTCTTTCCAGCAA ATTATGGCCCTTAAACCCTACGACCTGAGAAGGAGGCTCTACGTCATcttcagaggagaggagggactgGACTATGGTGGCCTGGCTCG GGAGTGGTTCTTCCTGCTGTCCCACGAGGTGCTCAACCCCATGTACTGTCTGTTTGAGTACGCCGGCAAGAGCAACTACTGTCTGCAGATCAACCCCGCCTCCACCATCAACCCTGACCACCTCTCCTACTTCTGCTTCATAGGGCGCTTTATCGCCATG GCGCTGTTCCACGGCAAGTTCATCGACACGGGCTTCTCGCTGCCCTTCTACAAGCGCATGCTCAACAAGAAGCTGCTCCTGAAGGACCTGGAGTCCATCGACCCAGAGTTCTACAACTCCCTCATCTGGATCCG GGACAACAACATAGAGGAGTGCGGCCTGGAGATGTTCTTCTCGGTGGACATGGAGATCCTGGGCAAGATCACCTCCCACGACCTGAAGGCCGACGGCACCAACGTGCAGGTCACCGAGGAGAACAAGGAGGAGTACATCAG cttgatGGCAGAGTGGCGGTTCTCCCGGGGGGTGGAGGGCCAGACCAAGGCCTTCCTGGACGGGTTCAATGAGGTGGTTCCGCTTCAGTGGCTCCAGTACTTTGACGAGAAGGAGTTAGAG GTGATGCTGTGTGGCATGCAGGAGGTGGATCTGCAGGACTGGCAGAGGAACACTGTGTATCGCCACTACACTAGAAACAGCAAACAGATCATTTGGTTCTGGCAG TTGGTGAAGGAGGTGGACAACGAGGTGCGTCTGAGGCTCATGCAGTTTGTCACGGGGACCTGCAGGCTGCCGCTGGGGGGCTTCGCCGAGCTCATGG GGAGTAACGGGCCTCAGAAGTTCTGCATCGAGAAGGTGGGGAAGGAAACCTGGCTTCCCAGAAGTCACACATG CTTTAACCGGCTGGACCTCCCCCCCTACAAGAGCTTTGAGCAGCTGAAGGAGAAGCTGCTGTTCGCCATCGAGGAGACTGAAGGATTCGGACAGGAGTAG